A single Thermoanaerobacterales bacterium DNA region contains:
- a CDS encoding Ni/Fe hydrogenase subunit alpha, producing the protein MKRISIDPITRLEGHGKIEIFLNDAGGVDNVYFQIPELRGFEKFCEGRPAEQVPQIVSRICGVUPSAHHLASGKAMDAVFGVEPTPTAVKLRRLFYSAHFIHSHIAHFYALAAPDFVMGPDADPAVRNILGIVGKVGVEIGGQVIKARAFGQKIQAMLGGKATHPAWTLPGGVSKGLTEDERKEIEEMAKFEVEFAKFSLKLFEDVVLKNGAYVDLILSDGYKLVTNYMGLVDENNKMDFYDGKVRIVDTEGNELFKYSPREYVDYVAEHVEPFSYLKYPYLKKFGWKGFVEGPGTAIYQAAPLGRINACAGMKTPLAQEAYEKFFSTLGGRPVHAVLATHWARLVELLQAAEELLMYAQDPEITNPDIRNIPTGVPKEGVGILEAPRGTLTHHYCTDEKGIVTKANLIVGTTNNNAPISMAIKKAAMAVIKPGMEITNGLLNMVEMAFRSYDPCFSCATHAILGEMPLTINIYDGKGELYKTLSR; encoded by the coding sequence ATGAAACGGATCAGCATCGATCCCATCACCAGGCTGGAGGGCCATGGTAAGATCGAAATCTTCCTCAACGACGCCGGCGGGGTGGACAACGTCTACTTCCAGATCCCCGAACTGCGCGGCTTTGAGAAGTTCTGCGAAGGCCGTCCGGCCGAGCAGGTGCCGCAGATCGTCAGCCGCATCTGCGGCGTCTGACCCAGCGCCCATCATTTGGCCTCGGGTAAGGCCATGGACGCGGTCTTCGGCGTGGAGCCGACCCCCACGGCGGTCAAGCTCCGCAGGTTGTTCTACAGCGCGCACTTCATCCACAGCCACATCGCTCATTTCTACGCCCTCGCGGCCCCGGACTTTGTGATGGGTCCGGACGCCGACCCGGCGGTGCGGAACATCCTCGGCATCGTCGGCAAGGTGGGCGTGGAGATCGGCGGGCAGGTCATCAAGGCCCGCGCCTTCGGGCAAAAGATCCAGGCCATGCTGGGCGGCAAGGCCACGCACCCGGCCTGGACGCTCCCGGGCGGCGTGAGCAAGGGCCTGACTGAGGACGAACGCAAGGAGATCGAGGAGATGGCGAAGTTCGAGGTCGAGTTCGCCAAGTTCTCCCTGAAGCTCTTCGAAGACGTCGTCCTGAAGAACGGCGCCTACGTAGACCTGATCCTGAGCGACGGCTACAAGCTGGTCACCAACTACATGGGCCTCGTCGACGAGAACAACAAGATGGACTTCTATGACGGCAAGGTCCGGATCGTGGACACCGAGGGCAACGAACTCTTCAAGTACTCGCCGCGGGAGTACGTGGACTACGTGGCCGAGCACGTCGAGCCCTTCTCCTACCTGAAGTACCCGTACCTGAAGAAGTTCGGGTGGAAGGGCTTCGTCGAGGGCCCGGGCACGGCGATTTACCAGGCGGCGCCGCTGGGCCGCATCAACGCCTGCGCCGGCATGAAGACCCCGCTGGCCCAGGAAGCCTACGAGAAGTTCTTCTCGACCCTGGGCGGCCGGCCGGTGCACGCCGTCCTGGCGACCCACTGGGCGCGGCTGGTCGAGCTCCTGCAGGCCGCGGAGGAGTTGCTGATGTACGCGCAGGATCCGGAAATCACCAACCCGGACATCCGCAACATCCCGACCGGCGTGCCGAAGGAAGGCGTGGGCATCCTGGAGGCGCCGCGCGGCACCCTGACCCACCACTACTGCACGGACGAGAAGGGCATCGTGACCAAGGCCAACCTGATCGTCGGCACGACGAACAACAACGCCCCGATCAGCATGGCCATCAAGAAGGCCGCGATGGCCGTCATCAAGCCCGGCATGGAGATCACCAACGGCCTCCTGAACATGGTCGAGATGGCCTTCAGGTCCTACGACCCGTGTTTCAGTTGCGCCACCCACGCCATCCTGGGCGAGATGCCGCTGACAATCAACATCTACGACGGCAAGGGCGAGCTTTACAAGACCCTGAGCCGTTAG
- a CDS encoding oxidoreductase, which translates to MGEKLKLASYWAAACGGCDVAILDIHEKILDVAALADIVFWPIATDFKYKDVENYPDGYIDVCLFHGAIRNSENEHVARLLRQKAKVMVAFGSCAVAGGIPGLANFKKRDDILNRVYLESQSTQNPEKVFPQTETSVAEGVLELPAFYKDVKTLADVVDVDYFMPGCPPVPDQIWAVIGAIVSGNLPPKGSVVGASNKTKCDECPRIRTDKKVKKFYRTFEIIPDPNRCLLEQGIVCMGPVTRAGCGNRCTNANQPCTGCYGPPDGVVDQGAKFISALASIVDADTPEEIDKIISEIADPAGTFYRYGLPGSLLRRAK; encoded by the coding sequence ATGGGTGAGAAGCTGAAACTGGCCTCCTACTGGGCTGCGGCCTGCGGCGGCTGCGACGTCGCCATCCTTGACATCCATGAAAAGATCCTCGATGTCGCCGCTCTGGCCGACATCGTCTTCTGGCCGATCGCCACGGACTTCAAGTACAAGGACGTCGAGAACTACCCTGACGGCTATATCGATGTCTGCCTCTTCCACGGCGCCATCCGGAACTCCGAGAACGAGCACGTCGCCAGGCTCCTGCGCCAAAAGGCCAAGGTTATGGTCGCTTTCGGCTCCTGCGCGGTAGCCGGCGGTATCCCCGGCCTCGCGAACTTCAAGAAACGGGACGACATCCTGAACCGTGTTTATCTTGAAAGCCAGTCCACCCAGAACCCGGAGAAGGTCTTCCCGCAGACCGAGACCAGCGTCGCGGAAGGCGTGCTGGAGCTGCCCGCATTTTACAAGGACGTCAAGACCCTGGCCGACGTGGTGGACGTCGACTACTTCATGCCCGGCTGTCCGCCGGTGCCGGACCAGATCTGGGCCGTGATCGGGGCGATCGTTTCCGGTAACCTGCCGCCGAAGGGCTCGGTGGTGGGGGCCTCGAATAAGACGAAATGCGATGAGTGCCCCCGGATACGCACCGACAAGAAGGTCAAGAAGTTCTACCGTACGTTTGAGATTATTCCCGACCCGAACCGCTGTCTCCTGGAGCAGGGCATTGTCTGCATGGGTCCGGTGACCCGGGCGGGTTGCGGCAACCGGTGCACCAACGCCAACCAGCCCTGCACCGGCTGCTACGGGCCGCCCGACGGCGTGGTGGACCAGGGGGCGAAGTTCATCAGCGCCCTCGCCTCCATCGTAGATGCCGACACGCCCGAGGAAATCGACAAGATCATCAGCGAGATCGCCGATCCGGCCGGTACCTTCTACCGTTACGGTCTGCCCGGCTCGCTGTTAAGGAGGGCGAAGTAG